A single Eremothecium sinecaudum strain ATCC 58844 chromosome VIII, complete sequence DNA region contains:
- the YUR1 gene encoding mannosyltransferase YUR1 (Syntenic homolog of Ashbya gossypii ACR251C; Syntenic homolog of Saccharomyces cerevisiae YKR061W (KTR2) and YJL139C (YUR1)) has product MVVSTKSNSRWLFVVICLHVLIAACFVKFYYLSEIQLKEREYYRRSFEVQHKFDGLRRDGLDIGIPKISSNSYIEVYPVLDSNSDDEVPYMKENATLLMLCRNWELTGVLKSMRSLEDRFNHKYNYDWVFLNEVPFDEEFIEATTTMASGKTHYGLIPTKDWYMPEWIDDTRFEEALHNLTENNVIYGGSRSYRNMCRFNSGFFFRQSILDNYDYYFRVEPNVQYLCDFAYDPFRYMRTRRKKYGFVITLYEYEETIPTLWDTVQEFIQKNPDLIDYTKNAYQFIANGEESHDRSKDTYSLCHFWSNFEIADLNFFRSEAYTRYFDYLDKKGGFYYERWGDAPVHSIAAALLLEANEIHHFEDIGYFHNPYGTGPAPHVSALLQRCIFDWGEEEMRADLSPGSCLQRWWLTGAGKSFMV; this is encoded by the coding sequence ATGGTGGTATCTACGAAGTCTAATAGTCGCTGGTTATTTGTGGTTATTTGCCTTCACGTTCTCATTGCTGCTTGCTTTGTGAAGTTTTATTACTTATCAGAAATTCAGCTAAAAGAGCGTGAATACTACCGAAGGTCCTTCGAAGTACAGCACAAATTCGATGGCCTCAGGAGAGATGGGTTGGATATTGGGATCCCAAAGATCAGCAGCAATTCATACATAGAGGTTTATCCAGTGTTAGATAGCAATTCTGACGATGAGGTCCCATATATGAAAGAAAATGCGACATTATTAATGTTATGTCGTAATTGGGAGCTCACTGGGGTGCTAAAATCTATGAGGTCTCTAGAAGACCGGTTCAATCACAAGTACAATTATGACTGGGTGTTTTTAAATGAGGTACCCTTTGATGAAGAGTTTATAGAGGCCACAACGACGATGGCTAGTGGTAAAACGCATTATGGACTTATCCCAACCAAGGACTGGTATATGCCTGAATGGATTGACGACACACGCTTTGAAGAAGCTCTTCATAACCTAACAGAAAACAATGTTATATATGGGGGTTCGCGGTCTTACAGAAATATGTGTCGGTTTAATTCTGGGTTCTTCTTCAGGCAGTCCATCTTGGATAACTATGACTACTACTTTAGGGTTGAGCCTAATGTGCAGTACCTGTGTGATTTTGCTTATGATCCATTCAGATACATGAGAACAAGGAGAAAGAAGTATGGATTCGTCATTACACTTTATGAGTATGAGGAGACGATTCCGACGTTGTGGGATACAGTTCAGGAATTTATACAGAAGAACCCGGACTTGATAGATTATACAAAGAATGCATACCAGTTTATCGCAAATGGAGAGGAATCACATGATAGATCTAAAGATACCTATAGTTTGTGCCACTTCTGGTCCAATTTTGAGATTGCCGACCTGAACTTCTTCAGAAGCGAGGCGTACACACGTTACTTTGACTACTTAGATAAAAAAGGCGGCTTCTATTATGAGAGGTGGGGCGATGCGCCAGTACATTCAATTGCAGCTGCCCTCCTCTTGGAGGCTAATGAAATCCATCACTTTGAGGACATTGGATACTTCCATAACCCATACGGGACCGGTCCGGCCCCACATGTAAGCGCTTTGCTACAGCGGTGTATATTTGATTGGGGTGAGGAGGAAATGAGGGCAGACCTATCCCCCGGTAGCTGTCTGCAGCGATGGTGGCTCACGGGTGCCGGAAAATCATTCATGGTATAG
- the RPB4 gene encoding DNA-directed RNA polymerase II subunit RPB4 (Syntenic homolog of Ashbya gossypii ACR250W; Syntenic homolog of Saccharomyces cerevisiae YJL140W (RPB4)): MNISTSTISTKRHGLKKVIEEENAATLQLGEEFQLRQINHQGQEEDLIALNLSEARLVIKEALQHRRRLFKQWNSQDAIDVDDEQDEDVHNQTQEKELQSIDKLLERTTGGQNQALKQTMAYLMNFSRFRDQETVTAVTQLLQSTGLHPFEIAQLGSLACEDADEAKTLIPSLNNKISDEDLERILKELSNLETLY, encoded by the coding sequence ATGAATATCTCTACGTCAACCATATCTACGAAAAGACACGGTCTAAAGAAAgttattgaagaagaaaatgCTGCTACATTACAGCTCGGCGAAGAGTTCCAATTAAGACAAATTAATCATCAAGGCCAAGAGGAAGATTTGATCGCATTGAACCTTAGTGAGGCCCGGCTTGTTATAAAGGAAGCCTTGCAGCATCGCAGGAGGTTGTTTAAACAGTGGAATAGTCAGGATGCGATTGACGTCGATGACGAACAGGATGAAGACGTTCATAATCAAACCCAAGAAAAAGAGTTACAGTCGATAGACAAGCTTTTAGAAAGGACTACAGGGGGCCAGAATCAAGCTTTGAAGCAGACGATGGCATACCTCATGAATTTCTCGAGGTTTAGAGACCAGGAGACAGTGACGGCGGTGACTCAACTACTGCAGTCGACTGGGCTGCATCCGTTCGAGATTGCGCAGTTAGGCTCGTTAGCATGTGAAGATGCCGACGAGGCTAAGACTTTGATACCCAGTTTGAACAACAAGATTTCAGATGAAGACTTAGAGAGAATATTAAAAGAGTTATCCAACTTAGAAACGTTATACTAG